The genomic DNA TCCTTTTTCTTCTGTCAGCAACAGAATATTGGCCTGCTCCGGTGTCAATTCGAGCGTCACTTTCTCGCCACCACGTCCACCGCGAGAGGAGCCAATGGTCACCCCGTTAATGGCAATGATTTTAACACCCTTGAACAACGTCATGATCAACCCACCAGATTGATCAAAGTTCGGCAAATCGGAAGGCGAGAAGAGAACGTCGACGTATTGACCTGCTTTGAGTAAATTAATCGTGCCTGATGACGAGCCATCAAAGTTGACGGTCACAGCGCGTGTCCCGGCAGCCAATTCGAGTGGCGGACCTTCGTTTGGTGGGTACAGCGATGAGGAGGCAATCGGCTTGGCAGCATGAATCGTCTCTTTCACAATTCGCCCAAGCAGGATCCGATCTGAAATCACTGTTTCAGGAGTCACATTTGAGGTCCGTGCACGACCTGTTCCGATATGTTCAGAAGTAATCTTCGTCCCGGGAGGCAAGTCGGTGAGCGCCATCGGGATGTTCCGGATCGGATCCGGATCGACAGGTTCCTCAGTCGCGAACATATTTTTAGCAAAATACATGGCGACCAGAAGTCCAACGACTCCCAGCATAACCATCGTCAGTAAAGCAGGTGACAATCGTCGCACGGTACTCTCTCCGCTATCAAAATAGATTGAATTTGTTTCGTTATTCTTTTCGCATCCGAGCGACCGCAATCACTTCACGACCTCTCACGCTATAGCCAATAGGCCAAAGCAAATCTGGTGTCACTGAGGCCATCGGTACGCGAACCTGGACAATCACTTCGTCCCCGGAATACTTTCCTAATTGTGATTCGACTCTCGCGTACGTTCCCAGACTCCGGCTCAAGGTCTTCCGGACTTCTTCTTCCACGATCACATCATCCACACCATGAAGCGTGGCTATTCTTGCTCCGGCGCGGGCTGATTCAACGACCTGCCCCTGAGCTGTGAACAGCAGGGAGAACTCACAGAGTCCCAGAAGCAGAACCATGAACATCGGCAGCACGAGAACCACTTCCAGGCTCACGAACCCACGACGCGAACGATTTTGATTGTTTAGGTTCCGTCTCATTCCACCGTTTCCACTGGTTGAGAGATGACATCCTGAGGAGCCTTTTCATCTGCTCCGACTTCCGGGTTGAGTTGTGGATAGTTCCAGGCCAACACCAACCACGTTGCCAACCCGACTGGACCGGCGTAAGTCATTACACGTCGTTTCAATTTATCATCCGCTGTCTCTTTGACTGGCTTTTTCCCGGCAGGTGTTTTTCCTGTTCCGAGGTATTGTTTCTTCGTACTTTTCAATCCCCGAGAGGTCAGACTCCACACGATGACCCCAATGGTCAGCAAGAGTACGATGACCGTACTCGTGAGCATCACCCATAAGGTCAGCTTAAAACCGAGCCAAACACTCAGTGCTCCCATCAACTTGACGTCTCCACCACCACCACCACCGATGAACCACAGCACGAACAGGATTCCAAATCCGACCATGAATCCCAACACAGCTGAGCCAAGATGATGCCAGCCATACATGAGTGACATTCCAATCTGAAAAACCCAGCCAGCGAAAAACATCGGAATCGTCAGCTTGTTTGGGATCTTTTTGAATCGAACATCCCAAACCATGGCAGCCACGGTGAACAGGCTGACTGCAACAACAACAATAATGGCACTTGGAGACATGTCTCTCTTCCACGGTGGTCAAATCGAATCGGGAAAACTCACGGGCATCCCAATAATGTTGCAACACTACGACATGTTCCCGGAAAAGGTCGCCTATGTTGCCTGAAACTCACATTTTCACTTGCTCAATTATTAACTGTAACGGTATCTCAGGTGAGGCATTCCTACCGAACTGATCCCAAGAGCAAGTGAAAACGACACACAAACCTGCACATTCGCTACAAATTGAACCTCAACAGCCGATTCAAAAATTCTCACCAAGACATCGCGAGTCTCCCTCAGCGATAATGCGGATCGTAACGATTTGACCAATCATACCTTCCACGCCAGATGCAGCAGCAGGCAAAGCGTTTTCCAAGTGAGCCCTCCCCGCCTGCCGATGACTTACCCCGGACAAGGATGTCTAGAGCAGTTTGCTCTACCGTGTGCCCGTGAAGAACGCATTTCTCTAGAAAAATGCGATTCGCCACGAGGCAGATCCTGCAAACCAATCCGAAAGATGCTCTAAACACTCAACAGAAACAGGCGAGGGACATGCAAGAAATCGATCGAGCTCTGGAATCTTTCGATGAACTTCACTCTTTTGTTCATCAGACCCTCTGTGAGTCTGAGAATCTACTTTCTGATCAATTTGAAACCAGAAAGTCCCCGCTGGTCATCAAAGACCGCGTCTGCGCAATCGAATACCGACTGCGCGGCCCCCGCAGTTTGAAGCTCGCCGCTATCTGGGCTGCCGACACCAATGTTATTTACTTCTACGACGCCCGTGGTGAACGTAACCTCAAGGTCAAACTGACCACCCGCCTGCCCGCGCTCGAACTGGACGAATCCACTGCAGCGTAAAGAATTTCTCCAATTCGCATTCTGCCTCAAGGTGGACAGCGATTTCACTATTGAATCGCGCCCTTCACGGGTAAACGGTAGAGCGAAATGCCCTCATGACGATGTGAACAAAAAAACACCCTCGACACATGCTATTGTGCCGAGGGTGTTTGACTTTCGAGTCCAACTGCATTCAAAGAATGCATTATAGGTCGTGTTACGATACTTCCCAGCCGGTGCGGTACGACTTGCTGATGTACTTGTCGGCAGCTGAGGTGTTTGTCGCTTTCAGATTTGCAGCGTCCCATTCCAGTTTTTCACCAGTTCGGTAAGCAACGTTTCCGAGTAGAACAGTTTCGGACAGTGCGCCGGAATAATCGAAGTTGCAAGTGGTCGGTGACCCATCTTTGCAAGCTTTGATCCACTCAGCGTGGTGGCCGATGGAGTTCGGAATCGATTCTGCAGGAGCAGTGAAATCAGCGAATTTTTCACGAGGGAACAGACGGTAGTTGCCGTAGTCAGCAAACATGTGACCTTCAGTTCCAACGAACATCACACCGCTTCCGGGGACGCGTTCGCCAGCAACTTTCTTCGGAGTCATGTTGCCGTCGTACCAGGTCAACTTACAAGGAGCAAGATCCCCACGTTTCGGGAACTGATACTCGACAGTTAAACCGAGTGGGCAAGTTTCCGGATGAACTTCTGGACCGGTGGCGACACAACTGGTCGGATGACGCAGCTTGAGCGCCCAGAATGGAAGGTCCATGTAATGGCAACCCATGTCGCCCAAAGTTCCTTGACCGAAATCCCACCAGCGACGCCATTGAGCTGGGTGGTAACGTCCAGCTGCGTAGGGACGTTCAGGAGCCGGCCCCAACCACAGGTCCCAGTTCAAGTGAGCAGGCGGCTGTTCAGCTTTTTCCGGACGCTCTCCGCCGCCCCAACCTTTTCCAACCCAAACATGAGCCTCGGTCACATCGCCGATCGCTCCCGATTGGATGATTTCGACAACTCGACGATAGTTGTTTCCAGCATGAATTTGCGTCCCCAGCTGAGTGGCGACACCCGCTTCTTTGGCAGCTTCAGCGATGATGCGAGCTTCCTGAACGGTGTGTGTCAGCGGCTTTTCACAGTAGACATGCAAACCTGCACGAATCGCACGAATCGTCGCCGGTGCGTGATGATGGTCGGTCGTTCCAATCACGACTGCGTCAATTTTGCCTTTTTCGGCATCGAGCATTTCTCGATAATCAGCATAAGGACGTGCGTCGGGAATTTCCTTCAACTTCCGATCGAGATAATTTTTGTCGACATCAACAAGAGCGACAATGTTTTCCCCTAAGACCCCCTGGATATCAGCAGCTGCGCGGTTTGCAGTTCCGATGCAGGCGATGTTCAGCTTCTCATTTGGCGACTTCGAATCCTGTGCTTGTGCTCCAGTCCAGACACTTGCTGCAATGGCTCCCGCACCGGCCATCGTTGTGGTCTTCAGGAAATCACGTCGATTTGCTTGGTATTGTTTGGTCATATTCGATTCCGATTAGTTGAAGTGCTACGTAAAGTCAGGACCTATCCGATCACCTCGATAATGAAGACGTTTCTCACTGTTTGAGAGGCCAAATTAGGGTTCTGGACCATTCCTTGAGTAATTGATAAAGCCACAACGACTCTCGGGTCAATGGAAGTGACTGAGATTGTTGTGATTCACCATAAAATGGGTTGAGATGAAATGTGTTGAAATTAATTGATTTTTCGGGCGTCCCGGATTATGCCAGCAATCCTTCGATCACTTTGGCTGGCTGATTATCCGTGAGAGTTTGCTCTCGCTTCGCGTATTCGTATTTCAGTTCGTCGTGCTTGAGTCCGAACAAGTGAAGTAAGGTGGCGTGGTAGTCATAGTGATTAACGACATCCTCGACAGCCTTGTGTCCCCACTCATCGGTTTTTCCATGAACGTGACCGGCCTTGAATCCACCTCCGGCAACCCAGGAGCTGAATCCATGTGTGTTGTGATCGCGACCGATTTTATCTCGACCACCATCATTTTGAATCACTGGTAAACGTCCCATCTCTCCCCCCCAATGGACGACGGTCGAATCGAGGAGGCCACGAGCTTTCAAATCGGCGACCAACGCAGCGGAAGGCTGGTCGACTTTTTCACACGCTTTAGGAAGCGAACTGATAATCCTGTTGTGGCTATCCCAGAGCTGATTTTGTGTATAAACCTGAACAAAGCGGACTCCACGTTCAATCAGTCGGCGAGCGATGAGGCAACGTGTTCCGTATTCACTTGTCGTTTTATTTGCACTGTGAATCCCGTACATCTCTTGAGTCGCCTTGGTCTCCTTTGTCAAATCGAGAGCTTCGGTCGCCGCGACTTGCATCTTGGCTGCCAGTTCATACGTCGCGATTCGAGCTTCCAAATCGTGCTGTCCCGGGAAACGCTCTTGATGTCGGCGATTCAGGCTGTCAAGGAAATTCAGTGCGTTTTGTTGCGGTGCTCCCTTGAGATGTGGAGGTGGAACGAGATCGAGAATCCTCGGTTCCTGAGGTCGC from Thalassoglobus polymorphus includes the following:
- a CDS encoding A24 family peptidase produces the protein MSPSAIIVVVAVSLFTVAAMVWDVRFKKIPNKLTIPMFFAGWVFQIGMSLMYGWHHLGSAVLGFMVGFGILFVLWFIGGGGGGDVKLMGALSVWLGFKLTLWVMLTSTVIVLLLTIGVIVWSLTSRGLKSTKKQYLGTGKTPAGKKPVKETADDKLKRRVMTYAGPVGLATWLVLAWNYPQLNPEVGADEKAPQDVISQPVETVE
- a CDS encoding Gfo/Idh/MocA family protein, which translates into the protein MTKQYQANRRDFLKTTTMAGAGAIAASVWTGAQAQDSKSPNEKLNIACIGTANRAAADIQGVLGENIVALVDVDKNYLDRKLKEIPDARPYADYREMLDAEKGKIDAVVIGTTDHHHAPATIRAIRAGLHVYCEKPLTHTVQEARIIAEAAKEAGVATQLGTQIHAGNNYRRVVEIIQSGAIGDVTEAHVWVGKGWGGGERPEKAEQPPAHLNWDLWLGPAPERPYAAGRYHPAQWRRWWDFGQGTLGDMGCHYMDLPFWALKLRHPTSCVATGPEVHPETCPLGLTVEYQFPKRGDLAPCKLTWYDGNMTPKKVAGERVPGSGVMFVGTEGHMFADYGNYRLFPREKFADFTAPAESIPNSIGHHAEWIKACKDGSPTTCNFDYSGALSETVLLGNVAYRTGEKLEWDAANLKATNTSAADKYISKSYRTGWEVS
- a CDS encoding TadE/TadG family type IV pilus assembly protein, which produces MRRNLNNQNRSRRGFVSLEVVLVLPMFMVLLLGLCEFSLLFTAQGQVVESARAGARIATLHGVDDVIVEEEVRKTLSRSLGTYARVESQLGKYSGDEVIVQVRVPMASVTPDLLWPIGYSVRGREVIAVARMRKE
- a CDS encoding DUF1501 domain-containing protein; translated protein: MQFENHQTRRHFLAQSSLSVSSLALAWLLEKEAQAAPKKPPFVQPVYDAKPKETEHPAQAKAMISLWMQGGPSHHDMFDPKPEMAKYDGKAFPGEIKYDNAAQASSKVFHSPWKFAPRGECGMELSELIPYTSAIADDICLIRSMRTSVNNHGQSIRALQTGRILEGRPTLGSWLTYGLGCEADNLPAFMALIDPAQLPVLGVENWQNGFLPSTFQGTVVRPQEPRILDLVPPPHLKGAPQQNALNFLDSLNRRHQERFPGQHDLEARIATYELAAKMQVAATEALDLTKETKATQEMYGIHSANKTTSEYGTRCLIARRLIERGVRFVQVYTQNQLWDSHNRIISSLPKACEKVDQPSAALVADLKARGLLDSTVVHWGGEMGRLPVIQNDGGRDKIGRDHNTHGFSSWVAGGGFKAGHVHGKTDEWGHKAVEDVVNHYDYHATLLHLFGLKHDELKYEYAKREQTLTDNQPAKVIEGLLA
- the cpaB gene encoding Flp pilus assembly protein CpaB; this translates as MRRLSPALLTMVMLGVVGLLVAMYFAKNMFATEEPVDPDPIRNIPMALTDLPPGTKITSEHIGTGRARTSNVTPETVISDRILLGRIVKETIHAAKPIASSSLYPPNEGPPLELAAGTRAVTVNFDGSSSGTINLLKAGQYVDVLFSPSDLPNFDQSGGLIMTLFKGVKIIAINGVTIGSSRGGRGGEKVTLELTPEQANILLLTEEKGKLDLTYTGEGKGTGVVGVDDENRATLNQILGLTPPEDPEKQTAFTTEVFNGTGRQLRSFVDGKLTDRYLIEQRDFNSDDVRNNRQDQWSRGRPTADASSVNDADNPQDNNDLSQRSNGDSVDSANRGQDVSGRSF